From a single Nicotiana tabacum cultivar K326 chromosome 8, ASM71507v2, whole genome shotgun sequence genomic region:
- the LOC107831420 gene encoding uncharacterized protein LOC107831420: MGRNMVQKSPGVLELDVVSALSAHVSTLTNQVNQMTMIINKQQAQPVQQVQIFCEVCGEVHMSNLCPANPESLYFVGNANRGQTNQYGDTYNPNWRNHPNFSWGRNQGNQNQYRPQAPQQQSRPPQAEQQASLEEMMKKLMADQQALNQKLTADQQTFNQKLIADQQTFNQKIMVDQQAQATTLRNLEHHVGQLPRAQNTIPVGALPSDTEPNPKAQVNAVTLRNGRALEEVPKKKKNIAHPEGELVPKPVEGNEKDDKGPEPVIETRPPPPFPQRPQKHKDDAKYKKFLDILSQVSVNFHLVKILQEVPKYARYLRDIVANKRRHAEFETVALTEECSAIVQSKLPPKLKDPGSFTIPLSLGQEVGRALCDLEASINLMPSSLFKQLGLGVLRPTTITL; encoded by the coding sequence ATGGGTAGGAACATGGTACAAAAATCACCAGGGGTTCTTGAATTAGATGTTGTCTCAGCATTGTCAGCACATGTCTCTACGTTGACCAACCAAGTCAATCAGATGACCATGATCATTAATAAGCAACAAGCCCAGCCAGTGCAACAAGTTCAAATATTTTGTGAAGTATGTGGAGAGGTTCACATGAGCAATTTATGCCCAGCAAATCCAGAATCTTTATATTTTGTAGGTAATGCAAATCGAGGCCAAACAAATCAGTATGGGGACACCTACAATCCCAATTGGAGGAATCACCCAAACTTCTCTTGGGGTAGAAATCAAGGCAATCAAAATCAATACCGGCCTCAAGCACCTCAACAACAATCCAGACCACCTCAGGCTGAACAACAAGCTAGCCTTGAGGAGATGATGAAGAAATTGATGGCCGACCAGCAAGCCCTCAATCAGAAATTAACCGCAGATCAACAAACTTTCAATCAGAAATTAATAGCAGATCAACAAACTTTCAATCAGAAAATAATGGTTGATCAGCAGGCTCAAGCCACAACACTGAGAAATTTGGAGCACCACGTGGGCCAACTTCCTAGAGCCCAAAATACCATACCAGTAGGGGCTCTTCCTAGTGATACTGAGCCCAATCCTAAAGCTCAAGTCAATGCGGTTACCTTGAGAAATGGAAGAGcattagaagaagttccaaagaaaaagaagaatatagCTCATCCTGAAGGAGAATTAGTTCCCAAGCCAGTTGAGGGGAATGAGAAAGATGATAAAGGACCTGAGCCAGTAATTGAGACTAGGCCACCACCTCCATTTCCACAAAGACCGCAGAAGCATAAAGATGATGCTAAGTACAAGAAATTCCTAGATATTTTGAGCCAAGTGAGTGTGAATTTTCATTTGGTGAAAATTTTGCAGGAAGTGCCTAAGTATGCAAGGTATCTCAGAGATATTGTGGCAAACAAACGAAGACATGCAGAGtttgaaacagttgcacttactgaagagtgcaGTGCCATAGTTCAGAGTAaacttcctcctaagttgaaggatcctGGGAGTTTCACAATTCCTTTGTCTCTTGGACAAGAAGTTGGTAGAGCCCTGTGTGATTTAGAGgctagtataaatttgatgccatccTCTTTGTTCAAGCAACTCGGATTGGGGGTGCTTAGACCTACTACAATCACTTTATAG
- the LOC142163595 gene encoding uncharacterized protein LOC142163595 isoform X1 — translation MTWNSTQVGNLRGGKTGKTILACVITTCPHQNFKLLVICLHFLLQTVICIVLSVDFTNRAYGVGRREEDSPFSSRFPHCELSPSVSFSGNQTMQRCNYSACKLL, via the exons ATGACTTGGAATTCAACTCAAGTTGGTAATTTAAGGGGCGGAAAGACGG gAAAAACGATATTGGCCTGTGTTATCACTACATGCCCTCACCAAAATTTCAAGCTTTTGGTCATCTGTCTTCACTTTCTCTTGCAG ACGGTCATATGTATCGTCCTTTCAGTGGACTTCACAAATCGTGCTTATGGCGTcggaagaagagaagaagactCGCCGTTCTCTTCTCGATTTCCCCATTGTGAG CTTTCACCGTCCGTCAGTTTTAGTGGGAATCAGACTATGCAACGATGCAATTACTCTGCCTGCAAGTTACTGTAG
- the LOC142163595 gene encoding uncharacterized protein LOC142163595 isoform X2, which produces MTWNSTQVGNLRGGKTGKTILACVITTCPHQNFKLLVICLHFLLQTVICIVLSVDFTNRAYGVGRREEDSPFSSRFPHSFTVRQF; this is translated from the exons ATGACTTGGAATTCAACTCAAGTTGGTAATTTAAGGGGCGGAAAGACGG gAAAAACGATATTGGCCTGTGTTATCACTACATGCCCTCACCAAAATTTCAAGCTTTTGGTCATCTGTCTTCACTTTCTCTTGCAG ACGGTCATATGTATCGTCCTTTCAGTGGACTTCACAAATCGTGCTTATGGCGTcggaagaagagaagaagactCGCCGTTCTCTTCTCGATTTCCCCATT CTTTCACCGTCCGTCAGTTTTAG